The region TCCGGGATCGCGTACGCGACCCGCTCGATCGCGCCCTCCGGCAGCCCGGCCGCCGCCTCGCCGGCGCGCGCGCCGGCGGAGTCCCAGTGCCGGATGACGCCGTCCATGTCGAACAGGACGGCCTTGACCGTCATGCTGCCGTTACAGGATCGGATTCAACCGAGTTATTGTTAGCCTTTGGCGGGCGGGGCCTAGATTGAATCCAGTCCGTCCGAATTGCTCCCGGCTGCGCCGTCATCGCGCGAAACTGCATTGCGTTGATGAAGGGTCTGGGCAGGTGGCGCCTATCGTTCATCCAGCGTTCGCGCTGTACCTTCTTACGAGCCTTGATTGCGAGGTCGCGCCTTGCCTGGTCGGGGCCAGCAAGTCCTGGCTGCGGCTGGAACGCGTCATGGTTAGAGGCTATCGCATCGTTCAGAGAGGCTAGCGCAGCACGCTGCGCGACGAGCGACGCCAGGATTTCACTCTCTACCTCCCTGGCGAAAGCCCCACTCTTTAGCAGCCGGCGAAGAGTTGAAATAAAAGTGCAGCCGGAAGCCATCACTGCCGCAACAAGTAAAGCGTGACTCATTTGCGGCGTTCCTTCAGAACTGCTTGGAATTCATCATGAGTACGGGTCATGCCTTCTTTCAGTGTCTCCAGCATTTGCGTCGACAGTCGGGCGTGGGACTTCAGTCCTTCCAGGAGCGTATCACGTCCCTTCGCGGCTTTACCTTCTATAGCGTAATTCACAACCGCCGTGGCGAGGCTGAGTGCGGTAGTTGCTAAAGCGGCATAGTCCGCACCGCTACTCATGGCGCTCTCGAAGCTGGATGCGAACTTGGTCAGCCACGTCCAAGCCCCTGCTGGCATCGTTCAGCAGTTGACGCAGTTCAAGCTCTGGTGCCTGGAATACCACGGTTGACGCTCCCCCCGCTACCGGTTCATCAAATTCTAGACGAACCAGTACGACCGGAAAAAAAGAAAGCCCATTGCTATCTTCTCTTACACGCGCGTCCACGCTAACCGAGGCCTCGATCAGGGCTGGCAGCATCGACCACTGCGCGCGGTAATCTTCGAATACGTTGGGATCGGCCCCTTCGGCAAGCAGCCTTCGGATGAGCAGTTCGGCATCCTCGCTGAGAAAGACACGAAGAACTTCATCGTTCCGTATCAAGTTGAACAGTTCATCGCAGAAGCCTTCGACCGACTTACTGCTCGATGCATGGACCCGCAGAGCGGCCCAGGCGGCCAGTATGGAATCGTCAAGCATCCAACTCTCAATGTCTTGCAGATTCGTACCTCGTTCTACATCGATGGCATTAAGTTTCAGCATCTGGTCTTCTGGCAGGCGAAGCAATCGCCCTACAGCCACCCGGAATGCCGAATCAGCCCAGTTGGTGTGAAGTGCCTCGATTGTCATAAGAGTCCTTCGCTACGGGCGGCCGAGGGCGCGGTAGGTCCAGCCGGCGTCGCGCCAGAGCTGCGGGTCGAGCGCGTTGCGGCCGTCGACGATGTTGCGCTCGCGCACCACCTCGGAGAGCACGGATGGGTCCATGTCGCGGAACTCGCGCCACTCGGTGAGGTGCAGCACGACGTCGGCGTCGCGGGCCGCCTCCGGCGCGCTGCCGGCGTAGGCGAGCTCGGGGTGGATGCGGCGGGCGTTCTCGACGGCGGCCGGGTCGTAGACCGTCACCTCGGCGTCCTGGCGGCGGATCGCGCTCGCGACGTCGAGGGCGGGGGAGTCGCGGATGTCGTCGGAGTTCGGCTTGAACGCCGCCCCCAGCACCGCCACCCGCTTGCCGGCGAACGCGCCGCCGACCAGCTCGCACGCGAGGTCGACCATGCGGGCGCGCCGGCGCTGGTTGATCGCGTCGACCTCGGCGAGGAACGACAGCGCCTGGTCCACGCCGAGCTCCTCGGCGCGCGCCATGAACGCGCGGATGTCCTTCGGCAGGCAGCCGCCGCCGAAGCCGAGCCCCGCGTGCAGGAACCGCCCGCCGATGCGGGTGTCGTACGACAGCGCCTCGGAGAGCTTCTTGACGTCGGCGTGGACGACCTCGCACACCTCGGCCATGGCGTTGATGAACGAGATCTTCGTGGCGAGGAACGCGTTGGCGCTGACCTTGACCAGCTCGGCCGTCGGGTAGTCGGCGACGACGACGGGCGTGTCCTTGGCGAGGAGCGGCGCGAACACCTCGCGCAGCACCGCCTCGCCGCGCCCGCCCGGGCGGACGCCGAACACCAGCCGGTCCGGCGACAGCGTGTCCTCGACCGCGAACCCCTCGCGGAGGAACTCCGGGTTCCACGCGAGCTCGACGGCGTCGCCGCCGGGCGCCGCGGCCGCGAGCCGGGCGGCGAGCCGCTCCGCGGTGCCGACCGGGACGGTGGACTTGCCGACGACGAGGCACTCGCGGGTGAGGTGGGGGGCCAGCCCGTCGACGACGGCGTCGACGTAGGAGAGGTCGGCGGCGTTGCTGCCGGCCTGCTGCGGGGTGCCGACGCAGAGGAAGTGGACGTCGCCGAACTCGCCCGCCTCGGCGTACGAGGTCGTGAACCGCAGCCGCCCGGACTCGACGTTCTTGCGGAGCAACGGCTCCAGCCCCGGCTCGAAGAACGGCACCTCGCCCGCCCGCAGCGAGGCGATCTTGGCCTCGTCCACGTCCATGCCGAGGACCTCGTAGCCGAGCTCGGCCATGCAGACGGCGTGGGTCGCGCCGAGGTAGCCGGTGCCGAGGACGGTGAGTCGGTACGTCATGCGCCCGAGCGTACCGGGGTCACCGGTCACCAGTCGGCGAGGGCCACGTCATCGGGCAGCAGGCGCAGCCCGGTGCCGGCGTCCCACCGGTAGACCTGGTACCTGTCGGGGCCGTCGCCGGGCGTCGGCGTCGTGACGCCCAGCAGCGCGTGCGCACCGGTCGGGTCGAACGTCAGCCACTGCGGCTGCGCACCCACCGGGTACGCGAACAGGGTGCGGCCCGGCCGGCCGGTCACCGGGTCGAGCACCACGAGCCGGATCGGCTCCTCGCGCAGGCTCTGGTGGTCGACGCAGTGGTACGCGGCGACCAGCTCGCCGGTCGGCAGGTAGGCGGGCGTCGCCGAGTAGCAGGTCGTGCCGGGGTGGAGTGGGACGCCGCTCTCGTCGAGGTTGGGCCGGTCCACCCGGAAGTCCACCGGCAGCGACGGGAGCGGCGTCGGGGCGGCGGTGGTGTCGATGCGGTGCACGAACTGGTCGCCGTACGCGAACGCGATGTACCGGCCGTCCGGCGACCACGTGAGGTCGACGACGGAGTAGTTGCGCAGGTCGCCGGTGACGGGCCAGACCTGGTCCCGGCCGGACGCGAGGTCCCGGACGTGGAGCTCGTGGGTCCCGCCGCAGATGGACTCGTCCGGCCCGTCCGCCCAGATCGAGTACGCGATCCGGCGGCCGTCCGGGGAGACCGCCAGACCGGTGACGTCGCCGGCCAGGTCGAGCACCGGAGCGGACCCGCCGGAGGGGGCGGAGAGCCGGTACAGCCGGCTGCGGCACTCGTCCAGGTTCGCCCACGCGGCGTAGTACGTCCGGTCGTCCCCGACGGACGCGACGGCGCGGAGCACGTCCCGGTCGGCCGGCGCGCCCATCCGCGTGACCGGCTGCCCGGCGAGATCGTCGGCACCGACCACGGCCGCCTCGAAGGTGCGCTCCGAGAGGTGCCGGACGGTGACGACGGTACGGGGCACGCCCGCGGCCGGCTCCGCCGGGTCGCGGCCCGGGGCGCGTACCGCGACCGCGACGAGGCCCACGACCGCTGCGGTCGCGGCGGCGGCACCGATCGGGCGGACCCAGCGGGTGAGGCGGCGGCGGGCGCGGCGGCGCAGGACCTCGGCGTACGCGTCCGGGTCGTGGGCGACGTGCGCGACGCGCGCGTTCAGGGCGTCCCGCAGGACCGTGTCGAGGTCGTTCATCGGATCGGCTCCAGGGTCCGGCGGAGCGCGGCCATGCCGCGCGAGGTGTGGGACTTCACGGCCCCCGTCGACAGGCCCATCGCGGCGGCGACCTCGGACTCGCTGAGGTCGGCCCAGTACCGCAGGACCAGCGCCTCGCGCTGCCGCGGCGACAGGCCGCGCATCGCGTCGAGCACCGCCCGCTGGTCGGCGCGCAGCAGCACGTCGTCCTCCGCCGACGGCAGCGCCCGGTCGTCCGGACGCTGGTGCAGCCGCGCGGTGCGCAACCGGCGCAGCCGCGACCGCGACAGGTTCAGGACGGTCGCGCGCAGGTACGCCAGCGCGCGGTCCGGGTCGGCGAGCGTCCGGCCGTGCAGCCGCGCGAACGCCTCCTGGACGATGTCCTCCGCGGTTTCCCGCGAGCCGTCGTTCACGAGGATCGCCAGCGCCAGCAGCCGCCGGTAGTGGGCGTTGAACAGCTCGGGCAGGCCACGTGCGTCGTCCCGTGGCTCCACGAACCCCTCCGCGGTCGTCATCACGCCCCGTAGACGCAATCGGTGCGAATCGGTTTACACGAACCCGCCACTACCATTGCCGCGTGAACCCCGACTTCTCCACCTACCGGCTCGCCGAGGAGCACGACCTCCTCCGCAAGTCCGTCCGCGCCATGGCCGAGGCCAAGATCGCCCCGCGCGCCGCCGAGATCGACGCGACAGGCGAGTTCCCGTGGGACGTGTTCGAGGAGCTCAAGCGCAACGACCTCCTCGCGATCCACGTCCCGGAGGAGTACGGCGGGCCCGGCGCCGACGCGATCTCCAGCGCCATCCTCATCGAGGAGGTCGCCCGCTGCTGCGCCGCCTCGTCGCTGATCCCGGCGGTGAACAAGCTCGGGACGCAGGGCATGCTGCTGTCCGGCGGCGAGGACATCAAGCACAAGTACCTGCCGAAGGTCGCCTCCGGCGAGGGGATGTTCTCCTACGCCCTGTCCGAGCCCGAGGCGGGCTCCGACGCGGCGGCGATGAAGACGCGCGCGGTCCGCGACGGCGACTCGTACGTCCTCGACGGCTCGAAGCGCTGGATCACCAACGCCAGCGTCTCGACGTACTTCACGGTCATGGCGGTGACCGACCCCGACATGGGCGCCAACGGCATCAGCGCGTTCGTCGTGGAGAAGGACGACCCCGGCTTCAGCGTCGGCAAGCTCGAGAAGAAGATGGGCATCAAGGGCAGCCCGACCGGCGAGCTGTACTTCGACGGCTGCCGGATCCCGGCGGACCGGATCATCGGCGCCGAGGGCACCGGCTTCAAGACGGCGTTGCGGACGCTCGACCACACCCGGCTGACGATCGGCGCGCAGGCGCTCGGCATCGCGCAGGGGGCGCTCGACTACGCGCTCGGCTACGTCAAGGAGCGGTCGCAGTTCGGCAAGCCGATCGCGTCGTTCCAGGCGGTGCAGTTCATGCTCGCCGACATGGCGATGAAGATCGAGGCCGCCCGCCAGCTCATCTACGTCGCCGCCGGCAAGGCCGAGCGGATGGAGCCGGACCTGACGTTCATCTCGGCGGCGGCGAAGTGCTTCGCCTCCGACGTGGCGATGGAGGTCACCGTCGACGGCGTGCAGCTCCTCGGCGGCTACGGGTACGTCTCCGACTACCCGATGGAACGCTTCATGCGCGACGCGAAGATCACGCAGATCTACGAGGGCACCAACCAGATCCAGCGTGTCGTCATGGCCCGCAACCTGCTCAAGTAGCCGGAAACGGCCCGCGCCGCGCCGCGGCGTCCTACCGTCGGGGGCGTGCGTCTCACCGCCCGCCGTTCCGGCGCCGCCATCGGGCTGCTCGCGGCCGCCGTGCTGGCGGGCGGCCTCGTCGCCGTGCGCGACCGCGGCGCGCCGATGGCGTTGCGCGAGGCGCCCGCGGACCCGGTCCTGACGGCGGCGCCATCGTTGACGCCCGCCGCGACGACCCCGGCCCCGCCCCCGACCACGCCGCCCGCCGTCCCGACGGCGACGCGACCCACCGCCGCGCCGGCGAGCGAGGTCGGCGGCGGCGACCCGCTGCCGTCGCTGCCGTTGCCCGTGACCCCGCCACCGCCGCCACCGCCGGTGACGCCCGCGCCCGAGCCCCCGGTGAGCGTCACCGTGTCCCGGGCGGCGTTGCCGGCGGCGACGAGGATGATCGTGACGGTCCGGTGGCGCAACGAGCCGGGCAGCTTCGTGGAGGTCGGCCCCGGAGACGGCCACCCGCCGTTCATCAGCGACGGCTGCTATCACCGCGAACGCGCGGACGTGACGTACGGCGACGAGTGGGCGGTCGCGCGGTACGAGTGGTCCTACCGCCGTGCCGGCACGTACGACATCGTGGCGCGGCTGCGGCACAACCCGTGTGACGGCGACGGGACCGTCACGACGATCGCGACGTCCGCGCCCGCGCGCGTCGTCGTGACGCCGGGCGCCGACGTCGCCAACGGCCCGTGGCAGCCGCACCTGACCGTCTCCGCCACGACGGAGCCGCCGCCCGCCGCCAACCCCGACTGGCCGGCCCACCGGGTCACGGTGAACGTCGGGACGTGGGACGCGGACGGGTGGCTGTGGAAGGTCGTGCTCGACTGGGGCGACGGGTCGGACCCGGAGCTGCTCGGCGGGGTGCTCGAGGACTGCCGCCTCGATGGCGACTACGGCGGCGACCCACACCCGTACCCGGCGACGACGTGGCCGTGGGGCGGCATGGGCGGCGGCTCTACCTGGCACGACCTGCCCGGCCCCGGCACCTACGTCGTGACGGCCACGGCGACGTCGTCGGGCTGCGACGGCGGCGACGCGCAGACCGTGACCCGGCACGTCACGGTGACGGTGACCTGAGCCGCGTCGCGCCAGGCGGTCCGCCGGCGCGGATCGTCAGGACCAGGGTGTTCCGGTGGAACGGGTGCGGGTCGACGAGCAGCGCCAGCGTGCGCGTGGTCACGTGGTGGTGCGGGCCACCACGGTCGCCTGCGCGCGGCGCGGCGGGGTCCACGCGCTGCCGCGGTGCGCCTCCCAGTACCGGACGAGCGTCGCGACCTTCGCGTCGAACGCCGGGTCCGGCGCGACGAGCGCCAGGTGTGTCGGCGCGCGTACAAGCAGCACCCGGCCGTCGGCGACGACGCGCACGACGCGGGTGCCGAGGACGCTCTCGGTGTAGACCGCGTCCACGTCCGACCAGAGCACGACGCGGCGCTGGAGCCCGAGCAGGACGAGCGCGTCGGGGCGCACCTCGACGCCGTAGGCGCGCATCGCGGTGGCCACGCAGCCCCACGTCACCGCGAACAGCGCCAGCATCACCGGCTCGCGGTCCGCCCGCGTCAGGAACAGGAACGGCACCGGCATCGCGAGGTACCAGGCGAGCTGCCGCCACTCCTGGCGGTACCGCACGACCCCCTCCGCGTCCATGCCCCGAGCGTACGGCCTGCGCGGGGCGGGCGCGGGGGAACGACCGATCACGGCTCCCGCGGTGCCCGCGCGCGCTGCCACCACTCGCGGATCGTCGCGACCTCCTGGTCGAACGCCGGGTCCGGCACCAGCAGCGAGTGGATCGGCGCGCGCAGGCGGTACCGGTGGCCGCGCGCGGTGACGCGGACGGTCCGCGTGCCCATCGTGCTCAGCGCCTCGACGTGCGTGATCTCCCGCCACGGCAGCACGATCCGGCGCAGGCCGCGCAGCACCAGGGCCTCCGGCGTGAGGTCCACGCCGGACCGCGGCTGGAGCACCAGCAGGACGACGACGAGCACGGCGCAGGCGCTGCCGCCCACGCGGCCCGGCCACTGGCCGGTGACGGCGTTGAGCGTCATCCGGACGAAGATCAGCCCGTAGAGGATCAGCCCGAGCGGGCCGAACCTGGGGCGGAAGCGGACGGTCACGGCGCGGAGGCTACCGCCGCGCGGCGAGTGAGCGTTCGGTGGCGACGCAGGAGACGAGGCAGCGCTCCTTCGCGTCGTTGCGGAGCCGGTCCGGGTCCTCGCCGAGCGACGGCGACCGCCGCCGCCCGGACGGGGTCGGGGTTCGTCGGCCGAGCCTGGCAGAGCGGTAGCGTCGCCGCCATGACGCTGGACCCCCGCCCCGTCGACGCCTCGCGCTGCACGCTGTCGCGCATCATGACCGTGGTCGACGCGAACCTGCACGGCAACATCCACGGTGGCGTGATCATGAAGCTGGTCGACGACGCGGCCGGCGTCGTCGCCGCCCGCCACTCCGGCGGCCGCGCGGTGACGGCGGCGATGGACGAGATGGTCTTCCTCGTCCCGGTCCACGTCGGCGACCTCGTCCACGCGCACGCCCAGGTCAACTGGGCCGGCCGCACGTCGATGGAGATCGGCGTGCGCGTCGAGGCGGAGCGCTGGGACGAGGTGGGGGAGCCGTTGCACACGTCGACGGCGTACCTCGTCTACGTCGCGCTGGACTCGCGCGGCAAGCCCCGCGAGGTGCCGCCGGTGTCGTTCGCCGACGGCGACGACGTCGCGCCGCGGCGGTTCCGCGAGGCGGAGATCCGCCGGACGCACCGCCTCGCGCGGCGCCAGGCGATCAACGCCTCGCGGCAGCCGTAGCTACGTCGGGCAGACCGGCGGGAGCAGCCAGGTCACCGCGCGCGTCGGGTCCTGGAGGACGTCGTGCACGCTCGGCCGCTGCGGGTTGTACGGGAGGCAGTCGCTCGGGTAGCAGCCGTTCTCGTCGCAGCCGGCGTGCGCCGGGACGGTCGCGAGCAGCGGGAGCGCGAGCAGCGGGACGAGGAGCAGGCGGCGCATGCGGGCGTACCTCCGGGTGTCGAGGGGACGCGCCGTAGGGTGCCCGACCCGCGCCACCTCCGCAACGCCGCCTACCCGGCGACCGCGGTGACGCCGCGGCGGACCAGCACCGGCGCCGAGCCGGGGCGCCACCGCCACAGCCCCTCGCGCGCGCGGAACAGCACCTGGCCCGCCCGGTCGAGCTCCACCGACCCCGCCTCCTCGTGGAACGTCAGCAACGTCGCGGTCCTCGTGCCGCGCCAGGGCAGCCGCAGGATCCGGGCCCGCTCCGTCCAGTCGGGCATGCAGCACGTGGTGACGGCGAGGCGGGTGTCGCCGCGCGCGACGAGGTCCCCCACTGCGACGTGCAGCCGTTCGCCGTGCCCGAGGTCGCGGTCGCGGTCCACGTCCACGACGACGACGTCCTCGGGGTCCTCCCACGCGACGGCGACCGCGAGCGTGTGCGCGTCGAACCAGGTGACACTCGTCGCCGAGGGCGGGGGCGTGTAGTCGGGCCGCGGGTCCTGGGG is a window of Mycobacteriales bacterium DNA encoding:
- a CDS encoding UDP-glucose/GDP-mannose dehydrogenase family protein — its product is MTYRLTVLGTGYLGATHAVCMAELGYEVLGMDVDEAKIASLRAGEVPFFEPGLEPLLRKNVESGRLRFTTSYAEAGEFGDVHFLCVGTPQQAGSNAADLSYVDAVVDGLAPHLTRECLVVGKSTVPVGTAERLAARLAAAAPGGDAVELAWNPEFLREGFAVEDTLSPDRLVFGVRPGGRGEAVLREVFAPLLAKDTPVVVADYPTAELVKVSANAFLATKISFINAMAEVCEVVHADVKKLSEALSYDTRIGGRFLHAGLGFGGGCLPKDIRAFMARAEELGVDQALSFLAEVDAINQRRRARMVDLACELVGGAFAGKRVAVLGAAFKPNSDDIRDSPALDVASAIRRQDAEVTVYDPAAVENARRIHPELAYAGSAPEAARDADVVLHLTEWREFRDMDPSVLSEVVRERNIVDGRNALDPQLWRDAGWTYRALGRP
- a CDS encoding sigma-70 family RNA polymerase sigma factor, whose protein sequence is MTTAEGFVEPRDDARGLPELFNAHYRRLLALAILVNDGSRETAEDIVQEAFARLHGRTLADPDRALAYLRATVLNLSRSRLRRLRTARLHQRPDDRALPSAEDDVLLRADQRAVLDAMRGLSPRQREALVLRYWADLSESEVAAAMGLSTGAVKSHTSRGMAALRRTLEPIR
- a CDS encoding acyl-CoA dehydrogenase family protein, whose translation is MNPDFSTYRLAEEHDLLRKSVRAMAEAKIAPRAAEIDATGEFPWDVFEELKRNDLLAIHVPEEYGGPGADAISSAILIEEVARCCAASSLIPAVNKLGTQGMLLSGGEDIKHKYLPKVASGEGMFSYALSEPEAGSDAAAMKTRAVRDGDSYVLDGSKRWITNASVSTYFTVMAVTDPDMGANGISAFVVEKDDPGFSVGKLEKKMGIKGSPTGELYFDGCRIPADRIIGAEGTGFKTALRTLDHTRLTIGAQALGIAQGALDYALGYVKERSQFGKPIASFQAVQFMLADMAMKIEAARQLIYVAAGKAERMEPDLTFISAAAKCFASDVAMEVTVDGVQLLGGYGYVSDYPMERFMRDAKITQIYEGTNQIQRVVMARNLLK
- a CDS encoding acyl-CoA thioesterase, which translates into the protein MTLDPRPVDASRCTLSRIMTVVDANLHGNIHGGVIMKLVDDAAGVVAARHSGGRAVTAAMDEMVFLVPVHVGDLVHAHAQVNWAGRTSMEIGVRVEAERWDEVGEPLHTSTAYLVYVALDSRGKPREVPPVSFADGDDVAPRRFREAEIRRTHRLARRQAINASRQP